The genomic stretch gggggggaagaggggccTGTGGGGTGCCAGCACCCTCCCAAAGTGGGGGTTCCCGCACCAGGGTGATGCCACGTGCGTGGGTGGGTGCACAATGAGGGTGCTGCCGGCAGGGCCACGGCTGCTgccatctccctcctcctcttcttcctcttccttcccaccGCTGTGGCCTCTCACCCCCCCCACCTGATCCCGGCAGCCACCTCCTCGCATCCCACTACGTGGAGCGGCACGTCGGCACGGGCAGCAACAGCAGCCATAGCACGGTAAGCtgcgtgccgtgccgtgccagcTCTTGGGGTCACGGTGGCAAATCTGTAACTCCCGCAGAAGCCCAGGAGTGGCCACCAGCAGCTCAGCATCTCCACTTGGGTGGTCTTgggatgcccccccccccgcccctgggGTGCCCAGCCCAGGCATCGGGGTGCTGCCCCggtggggggacgggggggatgCATCTCACGTGGGTGCTGGTGATGGGTGATCCCCAGGATGCTTTGGCACACGCTGCCAGCCTTGCCCCGGGCAGCAGTGGGTGCCCACCCACGTGCCGTGGGTGCCAGGCGCACCCCAAGGGTGAGGGGCAGCGAACCCCAGAGCCACCAGCCCGGGGATGCGGGctcctggggatgctggtgAGGGGGGCAGCTGCCTGCGCAGCAGCGGGCAGGATGGGAcccaggggcaggggcaggggcagggtcCGGCCAGCTCAGCCGCCTCTCCCTGCTCTGGCAGGGCGCGGGGGAGCACTGCTACTACCAGGGCCGGATCCGGGGGCAGCCCTACTCCTTCGTGGCTCTCTCCAGTTGCCACGGCCTGCGGTGAGTACCCCCCGTCACCGGGTGGGCCaaaagaggggctgggggggggctgcacccctCTGCAACCTGTCACCCCCCCTCTCTCTTTGCAGCGGGGTCTTCTCAGACGGCCGAGCCACCTACCTGATCGAGCCCCAGGTGGGCGTTGAGCACGGGCAGGTGAGTGGTGGCACCGGGACCCGCCATGtgtctgcctcagtttccccactgcAGCGTTACAGGTCTGGCTGCGGCTCGGGGACAGCCTTGGGGACTCAGGGACGTGGCGGTCCCCCTTCCACGCTGTCACGTCCACGTGTGGCTGTGACACTCGTCTCCCCATGGCAGGGCCTTCGACCACACGTCATCCAGCGTGTCCCCAGCTGTGCCGGACCGGGTGAGCCTTTGCACAGAGCCGGCGCTCGTCCCCGAGGACTGGTGACGGTGGCCCCGGTGGCCCCGTGTCCTGTGCCCCACCAGCTctgtcccttccctccaggCTGCCTCTTCCCTGCGCTGAACCAGCCCATCGCGGGTGGGTTACCAaagctgcggcggcggcggcaggttAGCAGGGACAATGGGGGACGTGGGGCAGGGGACAAGGACGCTTGACCCCAGTTGGTGTCTGGCTGCCGGCTCAGCCTCGCTAGGATGGCCGCTTGCCCATGGCACAGCTCTGCCGCGGGTGCAGCCGGGCTGGTttgtgggtgctggggatgcGTTTGCAGGACGATGCTCCTGCGTGGGCTTGGGGATGCCCTGGGGACCCACTGGCGATGCTGGGGGGGATCCACCCCGAGCCCACCCAGGCGGCGTTCCCCACCTCCATGCATCCCAACGATCCCTCACGAGCAGCCACCCGCCGGCAGGTACGCCGAGCCCAGCACACGGTTCACAGCGAGACCAAGTACATCGAGCTGGCGGTGGTGAACGACCATCAGCTGGTAAGCACAGGGGgtcctggggctggtggggtggggggtcagGGTGGCCCCCCTGGCCCAACCTGGCCCCTGGTGCCCCCCCAGTTCCTGCAGCTCCGCAAGTCTGTGGTTCTCACCAGCAACTTCGCCAAGTCCGTGGTCAACCTGGCCGACATGGTGAGAGGGTttgtccctgggggggggggttgtctcTGGGGGAGGTTGTCGTCCCCAGCACCTGGTGGGTTTGTCCCTGGGAGGTTTGTCCCACTGAGGGTTTGCCCTTGAGGGGTCTGTCCTCAGTAGCTGGTGGGTTTCTCCCCAGGGAGTTTGTCCCTGGTTCCTGCTGGGTTTGTCCCAGGGGGATCCATTCCCGGGGGGTTGGGGTCCCTTGGGGGTTTGTCCCCACGTGGTTTGTCccactgttttttttattgctgtttgccCCCAGGGGTTTGGTCTGCAGCACCCGGTGGGTTTGTCCCACTGGTGGTTTGTCCCCAGGGGATTGTCCTGGGGGGTGGATGTTgtgcccagctcctgggggaTTTGCCCCCAGGGAGTTTGTCCCTGGTCCCTGGTGGGTTTGTCCCTGGGTGGGATTGTCCCCAGCAGGTCGGTCCCTGGCACCTGATGGGTTTGTCTCTGGGGCTCTGCCCCCCAGGGGTTTGTCGCAGGTAGCTGGTGGGTTTGTCCCGGGAAGGAGTTTCATCCTCAGCGCTGTCCCCTCATCCCCACAGATCTACAAGGAGCAGCTCAACACCCGCATCGTGCTGGTGGCCATGGAGACGTGGGCCTCGGAAGACCGGATCCGGATGGGGGAAGACTCCCTGGAGACCCTGAACGAGTTCGTGAAGTACCGGCGCGAGGGGCCGGCGGAGCAGAGTGACACCGTCCACCTCTTCTCGTGAGCGTCGCAGCCGCGTCACCTCCCCGGGGACGGGAGCTGCCGTCCCCCGTCCCCACCGTCCTCTTCCTCGCAGGGGTCGGACGTTTCAGAGCAGCCGCAGCGGCACCGCCTTCGTGGGGGGCATCTGCTCGCCCGCCCGCGCCGGGGGCGTCAACGAGGTGGGTGCGgcgagaccccccccccatgagAGCGGGCTGGGaatgggggggggtccctccgGTGACTCCCCCGTCCCTCCCGCGCAGTACGGCAACGTGGCGGCCATGGCGGTGACGCTGGCGCAGACGCTGGGGCAGAACGTGGGCATGATGTGGAACAAGCACCGCACGGCCGCAGGTACCTGCCACCCCCCCGGGAGCGGGATGGGGACACTGCAGGGACACCAAGCCGGCAGCCGGAGAGCCGGCACCCCCAGCCcgtctcctctcctcccagggGACTGCCGGTGTCCGGACTCGTGGCTGGGCTGCATCATGGAGGACACAGGGTGGGTGCCCGCTCAGGGTGGCACTGCCATCGTCCCCCGCGTGCCTTGTGTCACCGGTGGGGATCATCGCCGAGGGTCCTGCCCCGTTTTGGGTGGCCAGCCGTGCCTGGCGATGCCACCCGGGGGGGTACAGGGGGCTGACGGTGGCCTCCGGCCCCGCAGGTACTACCTCCCGCGGAAGTTCTCCCGCTGCAGCATTGACGAGTACAACCAGTTCCTGCAGGACGGCGGCGGCAGCTGCCTCTTCAACAAACCCCTGAAGGTAACAGGCCCCCCCTGACCATCCCAGCCCCAGGGGAGCAATGCCCCTGGGGCGGCTCCGAGGGTCCCTCGGGACTTGCGGTCTCCCCCAGCCCTTGCCACGTCCAAGGTAACAGTGCCAGCATCAAACCCGGTGTCCCCGGCGGGGAACAGAGCCGGACCCTCACGCTTGATGgcaaaaagcaagcagtgtCGGTATCCTGCCGTTCCCCCGGGGATGCGAtgccctttttggggggggcttgTGGCAGCACCCTGCTTGGGGACACCCCCGGTAGCTCTCGCTTCCCCCCACCTCGATCCCGGCAGCTCCTGGACCCTCCAGAGTGCGGCAACGGCTTCgtggaggcaggagaggagtgCGACTGCGGCTCGCTGGCGGTGAGTGGGGACCGAGGTCTGCTCGCCGCGGCCGTGCCCGGGGGCTGCCGGCATTGCCGGGTGGCTGACGTGCCACGCCGGCTGCTGTCCCGGCAGGAGTGCGCGAAGAGCGGGGGAAACTGCTGCAAGAAGTGCACGCTGACCCACGACGCCATGTGCAGCGACGGGCTCTGCTGCAAAGGCTGCAAGgtgtggggccgggggggggcggggggggccagATCCGGCATCCCACGGGACCAGATCCGGCGAGCTGCCGGGGTCCCTGTGCCGTGGGCTCCTGATGTGGTGGCTTCATCCCCCCGGGTGCAGTACGAGCCGCGTGGCGTGTCCTGCCGGGAGGCCGTGAACGAGTGCGACATTCCCGAGACCTGCACTGGGGACTCCAGCCAGGTGAGCTGGGGCGGAGGGGGAAGCGGGGGGACGCGTTTCGGGGCCATGTGGCATCACCCGTCCTCTTCTCCGtgtcccccagtgtccccccaaCCTCCACAAGCTGGATGGCTACTTCTGTGAAAACGAGCAGGTGAGTCCAGCCCGGCGCGGTGGGACGCAGCCGTGGGGCTCGGGCATGTCCCGTGAGCTCAGGCACGTTCCCGTGGGGCTCTGGCATGTCCCATGGGGTTGGACACATCCCTCGGGCTCCAGCACGTCCCTGTAGACTCCAGCATCCTGGTGCTTGGGCACGTCAGCAATCGCAGCCGCGGCTGAGCCACACACACGTGCGCaggtgtggggtttggggggagctGGATCCTGCAGTAGCCGGGGTCCCCGGGATGTGCAAGCCCTCCCCACGCAGCGGTTCATCCTCCCGGCGCTGTGCAAACCCGGGCTGTGGTCCCTGTGCCACGCACCTTCCCGTGTGTCTGTGTGCGCACACGGCTGTGGCCCCGGCACCTCGTAATTTTTCTTGTCCGTGTGCTGCTTCCTTGCGCGCAGGCGCCTGCAGCGACGGCCCGTGCGAGCCTCCCTCATCCACGTGCATCTGCAGCCGTGGGCCGTGCAAACTTTTCACACACACGCGTGCATGGCTCCCTGTGCCCCAAAAACTGTCCCGTGGCCGTGCACACACGTGGCTCCCCGGTCCCCGTGAACCTGCCCCCTGCCCATACAGCCAGGGTGGTGGTCCCAGGGCCAAGCACGTgtgtggtgggggggggggggggggtgtcatcGTCCTCGCACCACCTCCGTGTCCACGCACGCACGCGTGCAagcccctccccagccccgtgACCCCTCTCCCTGTTCCCCAGGGACGATGCTACGGCGGGCGCTGCAAAACCAGAGACCGGCAATGCAACGCGCTGTGGGGCCGCAGTAAGTGCCAGCCCCGGGGTGGCTTTGCCAGgacaaggtggggggggggggggcagcaggtgACGAGCAAGTGACACCCATTTTCTCCCAGGCTCGGCCGAGCGCTTCTGCTATGAGAAGCTCAACGTGGAGGGGACCGAGAGGGGCAACTGCGGGCGCGAGGGTCTGGGCTGGCTGCAGTGCAACAAGCAGTGAGTGAGCCTcgtccccccgccccgtgtccccccgccGGGTGCCACCCGCCGGCAACGGTGATGCCACCAGTGCCTTGCAGGGACGTCCTCTGCGGCTTCCTCCTCTGCGCCAACATCTCGGGCGCGCCCCGGCTGGGCGAGCTCAGCGGCGAGATCGCCACCACCACCTTCTTCCACCAAAACCGCTACGTGGACTGCAGGTGGGTGCCACCGCCATGGGGACGGGGATGTccctggggggggtgtcccggggtCACCCGCTCTCGCCATCCTGGCACAGGGGAGGCCACGTGCAGCTGGTGGACGGCTCGGACCTGAGCTACGTGGAGGACGGGACGCCCTGCGGGCCCGGCATGCTGTGTCTCGACCGCAAATGCCTTCCAGCCACGGCCTTTAACTTCAGCTCCTGCCCCGGCAGCTGGGACGGGAAGATCTGCTTCGACCACGGGGTgagggacacggggggggggggacaaagGGGACCCAGGGGTTGTCGCGGTGGAGGGGTGACACCGTGCCCTCGCAGGTTTGCAGCAACGAGGGCAAGTGCATCTGCCGGGCCGAGTGGACGGGGAAGGACTGCAGTGTCTACGACCCCATCCCCGAGCCGAAGCCGACGGGGGAGACTGAGCGATACAAGGGTCCGTGCGccccgcgggggggggtgggggtgggggacaggACGGGCTCCCCGTGCCCCTGCTGTCCCTGGTCCCCACGGGCTGGGACATCCCGCTTTGTCCCCAGCCATCCCCCGGGAGTCCAGTgtcaccacccccccccccgccccggtgctGTGGCTCCGCTGGGCACAGCTGGGTCTTGTCCCCCCTCCAGGTCCCcacagtgctggggctgccctggggctgtGTCCTcatgtcgtgtccccccccccccccactgatGTTTGTCCCTGTCCCCTTTTCCCTGTCCCCTCTGTCACAGGTCCCAGTGGCACCAATATCATTATCGGCTCCATCGCGGGGGCCGTGCTGGTGGCTGCCATCGTCCTAGGGGGGACAGGCTGGGGATTTAAGTAAGCAGCCGCCGCATGGCTCGTCCCCTTCCGCTGCCGGCACCGTCACCGGCCACGTCCCCCCACGCACCGTCACCGTGCCAGGGCCAAGCACGTGGGGGCACCCCCGGGTGGGGgcacctccagcccccccccctgCCAGCTGGGCATCACCTGCAGCGTGGTGGTCCCCTGGGGATGCCCGGTCCcttgtcccagcccctgcctgatCCCCTGGCCCTGCCTGCATGTGGCATCGGGGGGTTCGCTGTCACCCTGACCCCTTGCTCAGTCCTGGCCCCGTCTATCCCCAAgcatggggtgctggggtgggggctgtGTCGGTGACCCCcccatgtgtgtgtgtgtgtgtgtgctcctgcctggcactgggacacgtctgctgcctgtgggaccagggacactggggggggggggggggtgacacacacacaccgggGGGGGACAGCGGGGACAGGGGGGGTGGCACTAatgctcctctcctctccccctgccaccccccaaGGAACATCCGCCGAGGAAGGTACGACCCGGCGCAGCAGGGAGTGTAACCGTCCCCCCCCATCGTCTCCTCCTCGTCACCGTCACTGTCACCGTCACCGTCCGGCAGCCTGACGGCGTGGgagccccccccgggccgggcccgtCTGTCCGTGTCGCTGTGTGTCCGGCCGTGCTGTCTCCATCTCTGTGACCCCCCCACAGCTGAAAAGAGAcggtggttgggggggggggggtctggcagcagcccccccgATGCTGGCTCTTTTCGGCTCAGTGTCCCCCccatgtgtcccccccccgtgtcACAGCCCCACACTAAACGTACCCCACTTCTGTGTTGCAGGTCCGGGGGGGcctgagcagggctgctctgccccccccccccagcacctcatTAACAGCAATTAAACGGGGCGCTGCTGCCAAGAGTCCGGCCGAGGAGGAGAGCGGGGGGGCAGCACTcgggaccaccccccccccccgacccccacCACACCACCACGAATGTAcgggcccccccggcccccgccctgGGGCTGACAGCACTCCCAGCACTGGGATGAATGTACCTGCAGGGGCtagcagggaccccccccagccccacattcccccccacctccctcccatCAGCATCTTCCAGCTTTGGGGCCTCGGTCCCCCAAATGGCAGGCCAGTACCCCAGGATGAGGCCAGTATACCCCAGGACCAGGCTAGCACCCTGCCCCAGTGCAGGGCCTGGgcgtcgtgtcccccccccactccaGATGCCAGGTCTGGGATGGGGTCCATGGGGGCCAGGTCTGCACCTCCAgatgtgcccccccccccaaagtggCTCAGCAGCCCCCAATGTGGGGCAAGTCCCCCCAaactcttcccctgcccccaaatGTCATGGCTGCACCTACCCAGCCATGGGACCCCGAGGTCCCCAGCGGTGGGgaccagcacccatgggtgccacGCTCTGTCTCTAGGGCAGGGActgcccccccctgcccccaactTCCCCAGCTCAGACAGCTGAACCCCaaactggtggcactggggggggggggggcaggtgacAGCAGGGCCCACCCTGGGGGCTGGGGTACGGGGTGAGCCCCGGGCTGGTGGCACACGGGGCTGCTTGGTGGGTGGCACGTGTCACCTCAGCCCCATGGCAGGCTGGTGGCATCTGTGtcgtttcccccccccccccccggcaggcTGGTgcgcagcagctgctggggtgtcccccatccccatggcAGGTGGGTGGGATGTGTCACCCCCATCCCCATGGCACATGTCACCCTGCACGGGGTGGCTCCGTAGGGCCACCCAACCCACAGCACCGTGGAGCACCGGGGGCCCACACTGGTCCCTTCAACCACTGGTGACAGCATCAGGGGGGGACACTCTTGGTGACTCTCAGCGGGGGAACAACGGGGGATGACGCACCATGGCCGTGGCGGTGTGGGGGTGTCCCCTCGGTGCCCTCCCTTGCCCAGCGTCCCTGCTCGCCACCAGGCCCCTTTGCCACGGAGGCAGAGGGTGTCCCCAAGCTCAGCCAAGGCCAAGGTGTGTGGTGGCCCCCAGCATCGTGTGACAGCCCAGGTGGGCGCCCACGGGTGCCTTGGCTCTGGTGGCACCAGAGAAGGGAGAGGGCATCTCCGTGTTGGGGCGTCGGGAGGTGACAGCAGGACAGGGGGTGGCTGGATGGCCCCAGGCTTGGCTTCAGTGGTGGCTCCTCACGTGATGTATCACTGATGGGCTGGGGGACATGGGGCCACCACGGGCACAGGGGCGTCTGGACcaacccccccatccccaccactGTCACCCCAAAGTCCCCACAGCTGTCACGGCCACAGTGCCGGGGTGGTCCCCGCGGCAAGGGGACGCCCCTCTTTCAGAGCAAGAAGCCACCGTTGTCACTGGGTTTGGGGgcattaatatatatatatatatataaatattggggtttttttcttaatgattttAATGCTGTAAGGTCAAGTGGTGCCGCTGCGGACACGCCAGGTAGGGCCCAcggctgggatgggggggtgcACCCGGTGCTTCCAGAGCCAAGAGAGCaaaacacacaccaccaccaccccccccgcaacatcccccccccccccccagcaggctGAGCTGATGGGCCCCCTCCCGGCATGCGGCAGGGGACAAACACACCGGGGCGGTGGCAAACCCCCGCCTCGCCAACTCACCGCCAGCCGCACCGCCATCCCGCACCGCCTCGCTCCGCGCTACCGCCCGCAGCCGGGATGGGGCCCTGGGTCATGGGGTGGGGGCTTCGCCACCCCCCCAAACGCCTGCACCTCGTCTCGCGCTCCTGCTTTGCACGCGCTGGGGAGCCGCCGTCGCCGCTGCCGGAGACGCCGTTGCCGGAGATGCCGCGTGGTCCTCGCTCGGCCCTGGCTCTGGCCCTCGGGAAGCCTCCTGCAATGTCGCAGAATTTATTTACAATAAAGATTTGGAAAATGATGGGGGTTCTGCCTTCCTCCGGCGCCGGGGGTGGGCAGTATGGTGCTGGGGAGGTATGATCCTCCCCGTATTTCATCCATGAGGATGCTCCGGTCCCTGGTCCCCTCCACCTCATCCCACCAACATCCTCCCCATGTCCCACGCTCCACCCTGGCCCGTCCCCAAGGGTTGGGACCATCCGAGTCAGG from Buteo buteo chromosome 9, bButBut1.hap1.1, whole genome shotgun sequence encodes the following:
- the ADAM11 gene encoding disintegrin and metalloproteinase domain-containing protein 11; this translates as MSPLRGWLLAALLSLTPRAGPAAQAGSLQRRLPRAGWQDGRVVSQITHPSRLVGHSSGGEVQKHQLDTRVRNEPGGGGGGGGGGPGLHLAQVSFVVCAFGSAFTLDLQLNHHLLASHYVERHVGTGSNSSHSTGAGEHCYYQGRIRGQPYSFVALSSCHGLRGVFSDGRATYLIEPQVGVEHGQGLRPHVIQRVPSCAGPGCLFPALNQPIAGGLPKLRRRRQVRRAQHTVHSETKYIELAVVNDHQLFLQLRKSVVLTSNFAKSVVNLADMIYKEQLNTRIVLVAMETWASEDRIRMGEDSLETLNEFVKYRREGPAEQSDTVHLFSGRTFQSSRSGTAFVGGICSPARAGGVNEYGNVAAMAVTLAQTLGQNVGMMWNKHRTAAGDCRCPDSWLGCIMEDTGYYLPRKFSRCSIDEYNQFLQDGGGSCLFNKPLKLLDPPECGNGFVEAGEECDCGSLAECAKSGGNCCKKCTLTHDAMCSDGLCCKGCKYEPRGVSCREAVNECDIPETCTGDSSQCPPNLHKLDGYFCENEQGRCYGGRCKTRDRQCNALWGRSSAERFCYEKLNVEGTERGNCGREGLGWLQCNKQDVLCGFLLCANISGAPRLGELSGEIATTTFFHQNRYVDCRGGHVQLVDGSDLSYVEDGTPCGPGMLCLDRKCLPATAFNFSSCPGSWDGKICFDHGVCSNEGKCICRAEWTGKDCSVYDPIPEPKPTGETERYKGPSGTNIIIGSIAGAVLVAAIVLGGTGWGFKNIRRGRYDPAQQGV